Proteins co-encoded in one Candida albicans SC5314 chromosome 3, complete sequence genomic window:
- a CDS encoding uncharacterized protein (Putative pseudouridine-5'-phosphate glycosidase; overlaps orf19.6186 and orf19.6187; Spider biofilm repressed) has translation MKRSLLRISQEVRQALFEKRPVVSLESTIISHGLPYPQNIEMAKSVEQVLRDNGVVPATCAFIDGVPHVGLDNFEQLRNAVKVSRRDIGYVMANKLNGGTTIASTMILSHLAGIKVFATGGLGGVHRDGQYTMDVSADLTELGRTPVSVVCAGPKSILDIGLTMEYLETQGVFVGTYNPEKVDNLQVPGFYCRESGVPSPYGFESFAEAARVSYYQGMVGSGSVFCIPPPQETAMDSEYIRSVIEKANEKAKEVGVTGKKLTPFLLKEIAVATQGQSVESNIALVKNNARAAAEIAKELSQLVCKEK, from the coding sequence ATGAAACGATCACTTTTACGTATATCACAAGAAGTTAGACAAGCACTATTTGAGAAACGGCCAGTAGTTTCCTTAGAGTCTACAATCATTTCCCATGGGTTGCCGTATCCGCAGAACATTGAAATGGCCAAAAGTGTTGAGCAAGTGTTACGAGACAATGGTGTTGTTCCTGCCACCTGTGCCTTTATTGACGGTGTTCCACACGTTGGACTAGACaattttgaacaattgCGCAATGCCGTGAAGGTATCGAGACGTGATATTGGGTATGTTATGGCCAACAAGTTGAATGGTGGCACCACAATTGCACTGACGATGATCTTGTCGCATCTTGCAGGGATTAAGGTCTTTGCGACGGGCGGACTTGGCGGTGTGCACCGTGATGGGCAGTATACGATGGACGTTTCCGCAGATTTGACCGAGTTGGGGAGAACACCCGTTAGTGTTGTGTGTGCTGGCCCGAAATCGATTTTGGATATTGGGTTGACTATGGAGTATTTGGAGACCCAAGGTGTTTTTGTTGGGACGTATAACCCCGAAAAGGTGGACAATTTGCAGGTGCCGGGGTTTTATTGTCGTGAATCGGGCGTGCCTTCGCCATATGGGTTTGAATCGTTTGCAGAAGCAGCAAGGGTTAGTTATTACCAGGGGATGGTCGGCAGTGGAAGTGTGTTTTGTATTCCGCCACCACAAGAGACTGCCATGGATAGTGAGTATATCAGGAGCGTGATTGAGAAGGCCAACGAGAAGGCGAAGGAGGTGGGTGTCACAGGCAAGAAGTTGACCCCGTTCTTGTTAAAGGAGATTGCCGTTGCCACGCAGGGCCAGTCTGTGGAAAGTAATATAGCGTTGGTGAAGAACAATGCCAGGGCCGCGGCAGAAATTGCCAAAGAATTGAGTCAATTGGTAtgtaaagaaaaataa
- the MRR2 gene encoding Mrr2p (Zn(II)2Cys6 transcription factor involved in regulation of multidrug resistance via control of CDR1 expression; mutants display decreased colonization of mouse kidneys; required for yeast cell adherence to silicone substrate), translated as MTKRDRTIYSCDACRSRKIKCNRQTPCASCHKSKRDCVYTVSRQRDAQITNRKLDKKTYHQISAIEKKISALEGKKGLLQVETINFNKSFTDQTPLVELQSLFPYLLLSKQDPGCVLVRHHCHHLLEKDPRYFEYSQLLADLSLTKRHHLTARAKALLGEAYIPSPQEGHTIDQLKHVLSLNPNFRFAGNFADPLTSFFSLIPPAWANKQLVDTFFQHIYPVIPIIDETDFNTSINRVLGPQIDGHYINSFPSIGSADDLPFLALFLLVLRISYMYTPGACPVSYDTLRAAETIMKEFDITKTHSLTALQAEIMLRFYKIVAPESYTQSNYVQVSVGVLIQNCYSLALHRDPEYIGEHNPKQQHLRRKIWHLLLRMEVIDSAIFQTILSSNPDASDTKLPQLIDQAPPMEQSIVKHIWRSTDLFVSLRKLVEINSKTSEDTPLETVLELLVEVETKLQAFLATIDSEASTVFYNDLVIFSVNFLLVYMYYSLYLFKGPTPLGNKYLLKSAQILFVDLARTRSTSLFLAYFNLNYIHLVLMITNFLRMRVDCIIHRHLRAQDSSVQDLQCCRYFLKIIFFSHVKELGNYSSSHKYAWQMRKVYLTLAKIMERSSDVLISNDPELVKSAAVDIPVKEINKLLEQYINFKGFTPTTLFDPTDNELIDEMQHENLWNAMENIEYSEKVYSGWIDAIKNVPSNWDWDYWDFLKIS; from the coding sequence ATGACCAAACGTGATCGTACAATCTACAGCTGTGACGCGTGTCGGTCACgtaaaatcaaatgtaaCCGACAAACTCCATGTGCCTCATGCCACAAATCCAAAAGAGACTGTGTCTACACCGTCTCCAGACAACGAGATGCCCAAATCACAAATAGAAAACTCGACAAAAAGACCTACCACCAGATATCAGCAATCGAGAAAAAGATCTCGGCTCTAGAAGGCAAGAAAGGGCTCCTCCAGGTAGAAACCATCAACTTTAACAAGTCATTCACTGACCAAACACCACTAGTCGAATTGCAAAGCCTTTTCCCGTACCTACTATTATCCAAACAAGATCCAGGGTGTGTGTTGGTGAGGCACCACTGCCACCATTTGCTTGAAAAAGATCCACGTTACTTTGAGTACTCCCAACTACTTGCAGATTTACTGCTTACCAAAAGACACCACCTAACTGCCAGGGCCAAGGCATTACTTGGAGAAGCATACATACCGAGCCCACAAGAAGGCCACACCATCGACCAACTAAAACATGTCCTTAGCCTCAACCCGAACTTTAGATTTGCAGGAAACTTTGCTGACCCATTAACATCGTTCTTTAGTCTCATCCCCCCAGCATGGGCCAACAAACAGTTGGTGGACACCTTCTTCCAGCACATCTACCCCGTGATCCCCATCATAGACGAAACTGACTTTAACACCTCCATCAATAGAGTGTTGGGCCCACAGATCGACGGACATTACATAAACTCGTTCCCTAGTATCGGGTCAGCCGACGACCTACCGTTTTTGGCattgttcttgttggtGTTACGAATCTCATACATGTACACACCCGGTGCATGTCCCGTTTCCTACGACACACTCCGTGCTGCAGAAACCATCATGAAAGAGTTTGACATTACCAAAACCCACTCGCTCACTGCCCTCCAGGCAGAAATCATGCTTAGGTTCTATAAAATCGTGGCACCAGAACTGTACACCCAGAGCAACTATGTCCAAGTAAGTGTGGGTGTCCTTATCCAAAACTGCTACTCGCTCGCCTTACATCGAGACCCAGAGTACATTGGCGAACACAACCCCAAGCAACAGCATTTGCGAAGAAAAATATGGCACCTCCTACTACGCATGGAGGTGATCGATAGCGCCATTTTCCAAACCATCTTATCGTCAAACCCCGACGCAAGTGATACAAAACTCCCTCAACTTATCGACCAAGCACCGCCAATGGAGCAAAGTATAGTGAAACACATCTGGCGCAGCACCGACTTGTTCGTGCTGTTGCGCAAACTTGTCGagatcaattcaaaaacttCCGAAGACACACCCTTGGAAACCGTGCTAGAACTACTTGTCGAAGTAGAAACCAAACTCCAAGCCTTTCTTGCCACCATTGATTCCGAAGCTAGTACTGTGTTCTACAACGATTTGGTCATTTTCTCAGTAAACTTTCTTTTGGTGTACATGTACTATTCGCTCTACTTATTCAAGGGACCTACCCCATTGGGCAACAAGTACCTCCTCAAGTCAGCACAGATCCTATTTGTCGACCTCGCCAGAACACGATCCACATCCCTCTTCCTCGCATACTTTAATCTCAACTACATCCACCTTGTCCTAATGATTACCAACTTTTTGAGAATGAGAGTTGACTGCATCATACATCGACACCTACGAGCCCAGGACAGCTCTGTCCAGGACCTACAGTGCTGCAGGTACTTCCTCAAGATAATCTTCTTTTCCCACGTAAAAGAGTTGGGCAACTACTCGTCGCTGCACAAATACGCGTGGCAGATGCGAAAAGTGTACTTGACACTTGCCAAAATCATGGAACGGTCGTCCGATGTACTTATTTCCAACGACCCCGAGCTCGTCAAATCCGCGGCAGTCGACATACCCGTCAAAGAGATAAACAAATTGCTCGAACAGTACATCAACTTTAAAGGGTTTACCCCAACTACATTGTTTGACCCAACAGACAACGAACTTATCGACGAAATGCAGCATGAAAATCTATGGAATGCTATGGAAAATATAGAGTATAGTGAAAAGGTTTATAGCGGCTGGATCGACGCAATCAAAAACGTACCGTCAAACTGGGACTGGGATTATTGGGATTTCCTCAAAATCTCGTAA
- a CDS encoding uncharacterized protein (Protein similar to Pichia anomala YDL054c and S. cerevisiae Ydl054cp; transmembrane regions predicted; Hap43p-repressed gene), producing the protein MHKHLHHVSHTIKSYLSTLIALENLKVVAFLISLLSCLVAGSILLFTLYTSSFHEVLGLSYLQINMISSLSALGMYFCLPVLGYLADSYGPALLSLFSIWFFCPSYFVNSYLVSTQSGSVIGFCVCFCFIGLATSSLYFSSLITCARICPDHKGLAISLPITCYGLSALLGAQILKLPYFHRHDVLDLEVVFSFFAWLYLVVGIASFVSSSIVIVESELLFGVTPDEETALLELTPTRSLEPPNHRQRFVSFVKDPSAWILLVSLILNIGPMESYQNNLSSILKHTNGADLPNQVSIMAASSTGARLLLGVLSDYSSKYVCRVWLLVVVIVVGVAGQMSETSAILNGVSYGGMFTIYPTIVASIWGIDIMGSTWGSFMVAPALGSVIFSMFYGRNADSCSDCLSHYFYTTAGAMIVSCIFVLLAWKIWYARGFTRF; encoded by the coding sequence ATGCATAAACACCTCCACCATGTTTCCCATACCATAAAGTCCTATTTATCCACTCTTATAGCCTTGGAGAACCTTAAGGTAGTGGCGTTTTTGATTTCCCTTTTGTCTTGTCTTGTGGCAGGGTCGATATTATTGTTTACATTATATACGTCGTCGTTCCATGAAGTGTTGGGGCTATCGTACTTGCAAATCAACATGATCTCGTCGTTGTCGGCGTTGGGAATGTACTTTTGCTTGCCGGTACTTGGGTACTTGGCGGATTCGTATGGGCCAGCGTTGTTGTCGTTATTTCTGATCTGGTTCTTCTGTCCCAGTTACTTTGTCAATAGCTATTTGGTTAGCACCCAGAGTGGTTCGGTGATTGGGTTTTGCGtatgtttttgttttattggGCTAGCGACGTCGTCATTATACTTTTCGAGTTTGATTACGTGTGCACGTATATGCCCAGACCACAAGGGGTTGGCCATTTCCTTGCCCATAACTTGTTATGGCCTTTCGGCGTTGCTCGGGGCACAAATTTTGAAGTTGCCATATTTCCACCGCCACGACGTGTTGGATTTGGAAGTTgtgtttctgttttttgCATGGCTTTATTTGGTCGTTGGCATTGCTAGTTTTGTGTCTAGttctattgttattgttgagCTGGAGTTGTTGTTTGGGGTTACGCCAGATGAGGAAACGGCTTTGCTTGAACTTACGCCAACGAGATCGCTCGAGCCGCCTAACCACCGCCAGAGGTTTGTGCTGTTTGTCAAAGACCCATCAGCATGGATTTTGCTTGTGTCATTGATCCTCAATATTGGCCCCATGGAGAGTTACCAGAACAATTTAAGCTCGATTTTGAAACACACTAATGGCGCAGATTTGCCGAACCAGGTGAGTATTATGGCGGCGTCGTCGACTGGCGCGCGGTTGTTGTTAGGTGTGTTGTCAGATTACCTGTCGAAATATGTTTGTCGAGTTTGGTTGttagtggtggtgattGTGGTGGGCGTGGCAGGACAAATGTCCGAAACTTCTGCCATCCTCAATGGCGTGTCCTACGGGGGCATGTTCACTATTTACCCAACAATCGTGGCGTCGATCTGGGGCATTGACATTATGGGGTCTACGTGGGGGTCATTTATGGTTGCGCCAGCACTTGGGTCGGTCATTTTTTCGATGTTTTATGGACGCAATGCCGATTCGTGTTCTGACTGTTTACTGCATTATTTCTACACAACTGCCGGGGCGATGATTGTTAGTTGTATATTTGTACTTTTGGCATGGAAGATTTGGTACGCCCGTGGGTTTACGAGATTTTGA
- a CDS encoding uncharacterized protein (possible pseudouridine monophosphate glycosidase; overlaps orf19.6185 and orf19.618; has intron; Spider biofilm repressed), producing MKRSLLRISQEVRQALFEKRPVVSLESTIISHGLPYPQNIEMAKSVEQVLRDNGVVPATCAFIDGVPHVGLDNFEQLRNAVKVSRRDIGYVMANKLNGGTTIASTMILSHLAGIKVFATGGLGGVHRDGQYTMDVSADLTELGRTPVSVVCAGPKSILDIGLTMEYLETQGVFVGTYNPEKVDNLQVPGFYCRESGVPSPYGFESFAEAARVSYYQGMVGSGSVFCIPPPQETAMDSEYIRSVIEKANEKAKEVGVTGKKLTPFLLKEIAVATQGQSVESNIALVKNNARAAAEIAKELSQLERDASVLVVGSVALDTMAKLGPSTKMGDSNIGTVTNSIGGVGYNIARASGYVCDSTKFVSRVGNDAAGKTIQESVPGLGVGSGGTAQYVSMHDSSGELVVACADMSVIEEEFEVDHKASVAVYDCNLSPKTVSKALDNNEYNIIEPTSHVKARRIGEMELAVFPNNKVKLITPTVEELASIYDSMKDKFDDEWFGVLDAMKVDQIRERLDKKWYDKGVYQQCFQLLPFFQNILVKLGKDGVLLVSLCSTVEDYKSIPTTSPYRPKSIIYSKGNQVGAVVEYFPVPKDVEVVNVTGAGDTLVGYLAAKISESNWLHHEIGSAEQVWGKWESIYKAQLAAGLTLGCADSVIQEIANI from the exons ATGAAACGATCACTTTTACGTATATCACAAGAAGTTAGACAAGCACTATTTGAGAAACGGCCAGTAGTTTCCTTAGAGTCTACAATCATTTCCCATGGGTTGCCGTATCCGCAGAACATTGAAATGGCCAAAAGTGTTGAGCAAGTGTTACGAGACAATGGTGTTGTTCCTGCCACCTGTGCCTTTATTGACGGTGTTCCACACGTTGGACTAGACaattttgaacaattgCGCAATGCCGTGAAGGTATCGAGACGTGATATTGGGTATGTTATGGCCAACAAGTTGAATGGTGGCACCACAATTGCACTGACGATGATCTTGTCGCATCTTGCAGGGATTAAGGTCTTTGCGACGGGCGGACTTGGCGGTGTGCACCGTGATGGGCAGTATACGATGGACGTTTCCGCAGATTTGACCGAGTTGGGGAGAACACCCGTTAGTGTTGTGTGTGCTGGCCCGAAATCGATTTTGGATATTGGGTTGACTATGGAGTATTTGGAGACCCAAGGTGTTTTTGTTGGGACGTATAACCCCGAAAAGGTGGACAATTTGCAGGTGCCGGGGTTTTATTGTCGTGAATCGGGCGTGCCTTCGCCATATGGGTTTGAATCGTTTGCAGAAGCAGCAAGGGTTAGTTATTACCAGGGGATGGTCGGCAGTGGAAGTGTGTTTTGTATTCCGCCACCACAAGAGACTGCCATGGATAGTGAGTATATCAGGAGCGTGATTGAGAAGGCCAACGAGAAGGCGAAGGAGGTGGGTGTCACAGGCAAGAAGTTGACCCCGTTCTTGTTAAAGGAGATTGCCGTTGCCACGCAGGGCCAGTCTGTGGAAAGTAATATAGCGTTGGTGAAGAACAATGCCAGGGCCGCGGCAGAAATTGCCAAAGAATTGAGTCAATTG GAGAGGGATGCATCTGTTTTGGTAGTTGGGTCGGTTGCACTCGATACGATGGCGAAACTTGGACCAAGCACCAAAATGGGGGACTCGAATATTGGCACCGTCACGAATTCTATTGGCGGTGTTGGGTACAATATTGCGAGGGCGAGTGGGTATGTTTGTGACAGCACCAAGTTTGTTTCGCGGGTTGGTAATGACGCAGCAGGGAAAACTATCCAGGAGAGTGTGCCCGGGTTGGGTGTGGGGAGCGGTGGTACTGCGCAGTATGTGTCTATGCACGACAGTAGTGGTGAGCTAGTGGTTGCGTGTGCTGACATGTCGGTAATTGAAGAAGAGTTTGAGGTAGACCACAAAGCGAGTGTGGCGGTCTACGATTGCAATTTATCGCCCAAAACCGTCTCGAAAGCGCTAGACAATAACGAGTATAACATTATTGAGCCGACCTCCCATGTCAAGGCCAGACGTATTGGAGAGATGGAGTTGGCGGTGTTTCCCAACAACAAAGTCAAGTTGATCACGCCGACAGTTGAGGAGTTGGCGTCGATCTACGACTCTATGAAGGATAagtttgatgatgaatggTTTGGTGTGTTGGATGCAATGAAGGTTGATCAGATAAGGGAGCGGTTGGATAAGAAGTGGTACGATAAGGGTGTGTACCAGCAGTGTTTTCAGTTGTTGCCGTTTTTCCAGAACATACTAGTCAAGCTAGGCAAGGATGGGGTGTTGTTGGTTAGCTTGTGTTCTACAGTGGAGGACTATAAGTCTATACCGACGACGTCTCCATATAGACCAAAGTCGATAATCTACAGTAAGGGGAACCAAGTTGGTGCTGTTGTGGAGTATTTCCCGGTGCCCAAAGATGTGGAGGTGGTTAATGTAACTGGTGCTGGCGATACACTTGTAGGGTACTTGGCTGCCAAAATCTCGGAGCTGAACTGGCTCCACCACGAAATTGGGTCGGCTGAGCAGGTTTGGGGAAAGTGGGAGTCAATATATAAGGCGCAATTGGCTGCGGGTTTAACGTTGGGGTGTGCAGACTCGGTTATTCAGGAGATTGCGAATatatag
- a CDS encoding uncharacterized protein (Ortholog of Candida albicans WO-1 : CAWG_03090), with product MDISNHQPNVSQTVPFLFNVLQIILNVFWEFVRVPFIQRVDVLSIWQLQVWMGQDKFTQSSIQSKKIDTVTCSQCQMGRCTVHGVPRSDHLLTRTQDIADATSRPLLQLVHTKNRTNRNTSIDIGRPINWISTNSICATTWEHNKVFLLFRNQNLDVVGRSHGIDKDLITNHIQFLSNITGRVGRARNTNKVDQLSSSDIVGNKLECKLKRIQQQRQLTGGGGSNSLSFL from the coding sequence ATGGACATCAGCAACCATCAGCCCAATGTATCTCAAACTGTACCCTTCCTTTTTAATGTCCTTCAAATAATCTTGAACGTATTCTGGGAATTTGTTCGAGTACCCTTCATTCAACGAGTAGATGTTCTTAGTATCTGGCAACTTCAAGTTTGGATGGGTCAAGATAAATTCACCCAACTGAGTATCCAAAGTAAAAAGATTGACACCGTGACCTGTAGTCAATGCCAAATGGGCAGATGCACCGTACATGGTGTACCCCGCAGCGACCATCTCCTTACCAGGACGCAAGACATCGCTGATGCCACCAGTAGACCCCTCTTGCAACTTGTACACACCAAAAATCGTACCAACAGAAACACCAGCATCGATATTGGACGACCCATCAATTGGATCAGTACAAACAGCATATGTGCCACCACCTGGGAACACAATAAGGTCTTCTTGCTCTTCAGAAACCAAAACCTTGACGTTGTTGGAAGATCTCATGGCATTGATAAAGATCTCATCACCAATCACATCCAATTTCTTCTGAACATCACCGGTAGAGTTGGCAGAGCCAGAAACACCAATAAGGTTGACCAACTCAGCTCTTCTGATATTGTGGGCAATAAACTTGAATGCAAATTGAAGCGcattcaacaacaacgacaactCACCGGTGGCGGTGGGAGCAACAGTTTGCTGTTCTTGTAA
- a CDS encoding uncharacterized protein (Predicted protein of unknown function; overlaps orf19.6185) yields the protein MFCGYGNPWEMIVDSKETTGRFSNSACLTSCDIRKSDRFIVDKEDHRKNNHQKNFFFTMTFLDTTPSYELVHYLSLHANPNLPGSTPENVQQIMSSFDYHPYIPQLIRDFKASSKKVKQKNLVEDLGVLSQAWFLIDYAYSQEICILSMLLVEDVLTTYSVSAKIQAFNLLSHLPELNQPLIPQLRSAASKCLVHVPPITPLDESLRLLAQAYEWVYKLNTTTTDFIETVATILSTINTPARPFLLQQLSKYTRHLSTDVFISTSKIFYALNQILVSLDATRNEIVTALTIQHDIINLNHPFIATYAYDFIGAWSILSKHHPGKFSAQLQLNISSLQKLANNDDIDKLCTYINT from the coding sequence ATGTTCTGCGGATACGGCAACCCATGGGAAATGATTGTAGACTCTAAGGAAACTACTGGCCGTTTCTCAAATAGTGCTTGTCTAACTTCTTGTGATATACGTAAAAGTGATCGTTTCATCGTTGATAAAGAAGACCACCGAAAAAATaatcaccaaaaaaattttttcttcaccaTGACTTTCTTGGACACCACACCCAGCTACGAATTGGTACATTACCTCTCCTTACATGCCAACCCCAACCTTCCAGGGAGCACCCCCGAAAATGTGCAACAAATCATGTCCAGCTTTGACTACCACCCGTATATTCCCCAATTGATACGCGACTTCAAGGCATCGCTGAAAAAAGTCAAGCAGAAGAACTTGGTGGAGGATCTTGGAGTGCTTTCCCAAGCATGGTTTTTGATAGACTATGCGTACAGCCAGGAAATATGTATACTCTCAATGTTGTTGGTAGAAGACGTGCTTACCACCTACTCGGTATCTGCCAAAATCCAGGCGTTTAACTTGTTATCCCACCTCCCAGAACTAAACCAACCGTTAATTCCCCAACTAAGATCTGCCGCATCAAAGTGTCTTGTGCATGTTCCGCCAATAACTCCACTCGACGAGTCCCTCCGATTACTTGCCCAGGCCTACGAGTGGGTGTACAAGCtcaacaccaccaccaccgaCTTTATCGAGACAGTTGCCACCATCTTATCTACAATAAACACCCCCGCCAGGCCATTTCTCCTACAACAACTATCAAAGTACACCCGCCACCTATCTACTGACGTGTTTATCAGCACCTCAAAGATCTTCTACGCCCTCAACCAGATCCTAGTCAGTCTCGATGCAACCCGCAACGAAATTGTCACCGCCCTAACCATCCAACATGACATTATCAACCTCAACCACCCGTTCATCGCCACCTATGCGTACGACTTTATCGGTGCCTGGTCAATCCTACTGAAACACCACCCTGGAAAGTTCTCTGCTCAGTTGCAGCTTAACATCTCCAGTCTACAGAAACTTGCAAACAACGACGATATCGATAAACTATGTACATATATAAACACTTAA
- a CDS encoding uncharacterized protein (Protein of unknown function; Spider biofilm repressed): MSLRERLREVEESPNTYTHVLQKDIARVETFIKECDKAIAQLDESAPVGTQIIALYEILGVIPYTPDKNDTIGTAATTVVLQSMINRYTPQSTTPIDFSEIIADLNHLRANKQTALADLQSRNFASPLPEKLAEARELEKLLNSYIAKINNQ; the protein is encoded by the coding sequence ATGTCTTTACGTGAACGATTGAGAGAGGTGGAGGAATCCCCAAACACATACACACATGTCCTACAAAAGGATATTGCTCGTGTTGAGACGTTTATTAAGGAATGTGACAAGGCAATTGCCCAGCTAGACGAATCCGCTCCAGTCGGTACACAAATCATTGCCCTCTACGAAATACTTGGAGTTATTCCCTACACCCCCGACAAAAACGATACCATCGGcacagcagcaacaacagtgGTGCTACAATCCATGATCAACCGCTACACCCCCCAATCCACAACTCCTATTGATTTCCTGGAAATAATCGCCGACCTCAACCATTTGCGTGCCAACAAACAAACTGCTCTTGCCGACTTACAGTCCCGCAACTTTGCCTCCCCACTACCCGAAAAACTCGCAGAAGCGAGGgaacttgaaaaattgcTCAACTCTTATATagcaaaaataaacaacCAATAG
- the TIM8 gene encoding protein transporter (Predicted mitochondrial intermembrane space protein with role in protein import into mitochondrial inner membrane and cytosol), translating into MSSLSTTAIQSLDEASRKEIMQFVESEQSKSKVQSSIHNFTDMCFKKCNKDKPITSATLDGQEEACLKNCLNRFLDTNIKVVEALQGR; encoded by the coding sequence ATGTCAAGTTTATCTACCACGGCTATTCAGAGCCTTGATGAGGCTTCTAGAAAAGAGATTATGCAGTTTGTTGAGTCTGAACAGTCAAAGTCCAAGGTCCAGCTGTCGATCCATAACTTTACAGATATGTGTTTTAAAAAGTGCAACAAAGATAAGCCGATCACGAGTGCTACATTAGACGGACAAGAGGAGGCGTGTCTTAAGAATTGTTTGAACAGGTTTTTAGATACAAATATCAAGGTTGTTGAAGCATTACAAGGGCGTTAA
- the FBP1 gene encoding fructose 1,6-bisphosphate 1-phosphatase (Fructose-1,6-bisphosphatase; key gluconeogenesis enzyme; regulated by Efg1, Ssn6; induced by phagocytosis; effects switch from glycolysis to gluconeogenesis in macrophage; rat flow model biofilm induced; overlaps orf19.6179), with product MSGPVNSVSKQMNVDTDIITLTRFILQEQQTVAPTATGELSLLLNALQFAFKFIAHNIRRAELVNLIGVSGSANSTGDVQKKLDVIGDEIFINAMRSSNNVKVLVSEEQEDLIVFPGGGTYAVCTDPIDGSSNIDAGVSVGTIFGVYKLQEGSTGGISDVLRPGKEMVAAGYTMYGASAHLALTTGHGVNLFTLDTQLGEFILTHPNLKLPDTKNIYSLNEGYSNKFPEYVQDYLKDIKKEGYSLRYIGSMVADVHRTLLYGGIFAYPTLKLRVLYECFPMALLMEQAGGSAVTIKGERILDILPKGIHDKSSIVLGSKGEVEKYLKHVPK from the coding sequence ATGAGTGGCCCAGTTAATTCCGTTTCCAAGCAAATGAATGTCGATACCGACATCATCACGTTGACCCGTTTTATTTTACAAGAACAGCAAACTGTTGCTCCCACCGCCACCGGTGagttgtcgttgttgttgaatgCGCTTCAATTTGCATTCAAGTTTATTGCCCACAATATCAGAAGAGCTGAGTTGGTCAACCTTATTGGTGTTTCTGGCTCTGCCAACTCTACCGGTGATGTTCAGAAGAAATTGGATGTGATTGGTGATGAGATCTTTATCAATGCCATGAGATCTTCCAACAACGTCAAGGTTTTGGTTTCTGAAGAGCAAGAAGACCTTATTGTGTTCCCAGGTGGTGGCACATATGCTGTTTGTACTGATCCAATTGATGGGTCGTCCAATATCGATGCTGGTGTTTCTGTTGGTACGATTTTTGGTGTGTACAAGTTGCAAGAGGGGTCTACTGGTGGCATCAGCGATGTCTTGCGTCCTGGTAAGGAGATGGTCGCTGCGGGGTACACCATGTACGGTGCATCTGCCCATTTGGCATTGACTACAGGTCACGGTGTCAATCTTTTTACTTTGGATACTCAGTTGGGTGAATTTATCTTGACCCATCCAAACTTGAAGTTGCCAGATACTAAGAACATCTACTCGTTGAATGAAGGGTACTCGAACAAATTCCCAGAATACGTTCAAGATTATTTGAAGGACATTAAAAAGGAAGGGTACAGTTTGAGATACATTGGGCTGATGGTTGCTGATGTCCATCGTACTCTTTTGTATGGTGGTATTTTTGCTTACCCTACATTGAAGTTGAGAGTGTTGTATGAATGTTTCCCCATGGCCTTGTTGATGGAACAAGCAGGCGGTTCTGCTGTCACCATCAAGGGTGAGAGGATCTTGGATATCTTGCCAAAAGGTATACACGACAAGAGTTCTATTGTGTTGGGATCCAAGGGTGAAGTTGAAAAGTATTTAAAGCATGTACCAAAATAG